In Deltaproteobacteria bacterium CG11_big_fil_rev_8_21_14_0_20_49_13, the following are encoded in one genomic region:
- a CDS encoding NADH-quinone oxidoreductase subunit F (part of NADH-ubiquinone oxidoreductase complex I; shuttles electrons from NADH, via FMN and iron-sulfur (Fe-S) centers, to quinones in the respiratory chain; NuoF is part of the soluble NADH dehydrogenase fragment, which represents the electron input part of NADH dehydrogenase): MPQVLTQNFNIMNAGRFSAYLGREGYKSIQKALSTQPLEVTEEVKKSGLRGRGGAGFPTGVKWGFVPKGHNGPVYLCVNADEGEPGTFKDRALMEKDPHRLIEGIIIAAYAIGAHEAYVYIRGEFARPAKIFEEAVKEAYENNFLGKNILGRSFDLDIIVHRGAGAYICGEETSLISSIEGMRGYPRIKPPFPAVKGLFGQPTIVNNVETLAALPFIINNGAAAYSAIGTEKSKGTKLISVAGHVNKPGVYEIPLGLPLMTFLNEQAGGVWKGRKLKAIIPGGSSVPVMTAEESKNLLLDYESLGEAGTMLGSGGMIVMDDTTDMVLALNVLVDFYHHESCGQCTPCREGSGWMKKIMDRIMNGTGEAGDLEMMLTLADNMMGRTICVFADALAMPVKSFITKFRNEFEKRL; this comes from the coding sequence ATGCCGCAAGTCCTGACACAGAACTTTAATATTATGAACGCCGGGAGGTTCTCTGCCTACCTCGGGCGCGAAGGGTATAAATCCATTCAAAAGGCGCTCTCCACGCAGCCGCTTGAAGTCACCGAAGAGGTGAAAAAGAGCGGGCTAAGAGGCAGGGGCGGAGCAGGTTTCCCGACAGGGGTCAAGTGGGGCTTTGTTCCAAAGGGGCACAATGGCCCGGTCTATCTCTGTGTCAACGCCGACGAAGGCGAGCCGGGCACTTTCAAAGACAGGGCGCTCATGGAAAAGGACCCGCACAGACTTATCGAAGGCATAATAATAGCCGCCTACGCCATAGGCGCTCACGAGGCATACGTTTATATAAGAGGAGAGTTCGCAAGGCCCGCAAAGATCTTTGAAGAGGCGGTAAAAGAGGCCTATGAGAACAATTTCCTGGGTAAAAATATATTGGGAAGGTCGTTCGACCTCGACATCATAGTCCATAGAGGGGCGGGGGCCTACATCTGCGGAGAAGAGACCTCTCTCATCTCGTCGATAGAGGGGATGAGGGGATATCCGCGCATCAAGCCTCCGTTCCCGGCGGTAAAGGGGCTCTTCGGACAACCGACCATCGTCAATAATGTTGAAACGCTTGCGGCGCTTCCTTTCATCATCAATAATGGAGCCGCCGCTTATTCCGCAATAGGAACCGAGAAGAGTAAGGGGACAAAGCTCATAAGCGTTGCCGGGCATGTGAACAAGCCAGGAGTTTACGAGATACCGCTGGGGCTCCCACTCATGACATTTTTGAACGAACAGGCGGGAGGGGTCTGGAAGGGGAGAAAATTAAAGGCGATCATACCCGGCGGTTCTTCTGTCCCTGTTATGACCGCCGAGGAATCAAAGAACCTGCTTCTTGATTATGAATCGCTTGGGGAAGCCGGCACTATGCTCGGTAGCGGCGGCATGATAGTCATGGACGATACGACCGACATGGTCCTTGCCCTGAACGTACTTGTAGATTTCTATCATCACGAATCGTGCGGTCAATGTACGCCATGCCGCGAAGGGAGTGGATGGATGAAGAAGATAATGGACAGGATAATGAACGGCACGGGCGAGGCGGGAGACCTTGAAATGATGCTTACGCTCGCAGATAATATGATGGGCAGGACGATCTGCGTCTTTGCCGACGCCCTCGCCATGCCGGTTAAAAGTTTTATAACAAAATTCAGGAACGAGTTCGAAAAAAGATTATAA
- a CDS encoding NADH-quinone oxidoreductase subunit NuoE yields the protein MSFRLSTEREDKLHEVIKRYPSTRAALLPALWLVQEDAGYVSDEAIEYVAMQLDVPVADVYGAVTFYTMFNRRKIGRHHIQLCTNICCWLRGSEEMLKYLKAKLGIGAGETTEDGAITLSTVECLGACGDAPMMMVDLDYHENLTFEKLDGIIKECRKS from the coding sequence ATGAGTTTTCGACTAAGCACAGAACGTGAAGACAAGTTGCACGAAGTGATCAAGCGTTACCCCAGCACGCGGGCGGCACTGCTTCCTGCGCTCTGGCTCGTTCAGGAAGATGCCGGTTATGTTTCCGACGAGGCGATAGAATATGTTGCCATGCAGTTAGATGTCCCGGTGGCGGACGTTTACGGCGCCGTTACGTTCTACACGATGTTCAACCGCCGAAAGATCGGCAGGCACCACATTCAGCTCTGCACGAATATCTGTTGCTGGCTTAGAGGAAGCGAAGAGATGCTCAAATATCTCAAGGCAAAGCTCGGGATAGGAGCGGGTGAGACAACGGAGGACGGGGCCATTACCTTATCAACGGTCGAATGTCTTGGCGCGTGCGGAGACGCCCCGATGATGATGGTCGATCTTGATTATCATGAGAATTTAACGTTCGAAAAATTAGACGGGATAATAAAAGAATGCCGCAAGTCCTGA
- a CDS encoding NADH-quinone oxidoreductase subunit C: METLIINRDELLDKAKELRKKDKFDFLMDVCGVDHLDRKEGRFDVVYHLGSSTTDKRLRIKCPLHEKDASVPSVTSVWKSADWFERECFDMFGVNFTGHPALKRLLMYEGFVGHPLRKDYPIGKRQEMSVPIDLRDGEKNDDDFFWVNFGPSHPATHGTFRLMLKLSGEKIVDAIPEVGYLHRCFEKEAEDHTYSQVIPYTDRLNYCSPLMNNVGYARAVEELLGIDIPERAKYIRVLVSEVSRIMDHLVAIGTNVVDMGGLTNYWYTFNVREWFYDWIEELCGARLTTNYTRIGGVARDLPVNTKKYIPTVLKKLDRAVMDVTGLLVKNRIFLDRTRGIGAISAEDAVNWGFTGPCLRAAGVPYDVRKAFPYYHYDEFDWDVPIGENGDTYDRIMVRFEEVRQSKRIIEGVLKKMPDGPIIIDKHDVALPPKAETYGNIEGLMDHFKLIMHGMDVPAGEVYSFTEGANGELGFYIVSKGGPKPYRVKVRPPCFAIYQAYPELIKGHMIADAVAILGGLNVIAGELDR, encoded by the coding sequence ATGGAAACGCTGATAATAAATAGAGATGAGCTTTTAGATAAGGCGAAAGAGCTTCGCAAGAAGGATAAATTCGACTTCCTCATGGATGTCTGTGGCGTGGACCATTTAGACCGTAAAGAAGGAAGGTTCGACGTTGTTTATCATCTGGGTTCTTCAACGACCGACAAAAGATTAAGGATAAAATGTCCTCTCCATGAAAAAGATGCCAGCGTCCCAAGCGTGACCTCCGTTTGGAAGTCGGCCGACTGGTTCGAACGCGAATGTTTTGACATGTTCGGCGTTAATTTCACTGGGCATCCCGCCCTCAAACGCCTTTTAATGTACGAAGGTTTTGTGGGGCATCCTCTAAGAAAGGATTATCCCATAGGCAAAAGGCAGGAGATGTCCGTTCCGATCGACCTTCGCGACGGCGAAAAGAATGACGACGATTTTTTCTGGGTCAATTTCGGACCGAGCCATCCGGCAACGCATGGCACATTCCGCCTCATGCTGAAACTTTCAGGCGAAAAGATTGTCGATGCCATACCGGAGGTCGGATACTTGCACCGCTGTTTTGAAAAAGAGGCCGAGGACCACACATATTCTCAGGTGATACCCTATACAGACAGGCTCAACTATTGTTCTCCTCTCATGAACAACGTCGGCTACGCACGGGCGGTGGAAGAGCTTTTGGGGATAGATATCCCCGAACGCGCAAAATATATCCGCGTGCTTGTCTCCGAGGTCTCAAGAATAATGGACCATCTCGTCGCCATCGGCACCAACGTTGTAGATATGGGCGGGCTCACCAACTACTGGTACACGTTCAATGTCAGGGAATGGTTCTACGACTGGATAGAGGAACTCTGCGGGGCAAGGCTTACCACGAACTACACGCGTATCGGTGGTGTTGCAAGGGACCTTCCGGTAAACACCAAGAAATATATTCCAACGGTACTTAAAAAACTCGATCGCGCCGTCATGGATGTCACGGGGCTCCTTGTTAAGAACAGGATATTCCTCGACAGAACGCGCGGAATAGGCGCTATCTCGGCGGAAGACGCGGTCAATTGGGGATTCACGGGGCCGTGCCTTCGTGCGGCGGGCGTCCCTTACGATGTAAGAAAGGCGTTCCCTTACTATCATTATGACGAGTTCGACTGGGACGTCCCCATTGGCGAGAACGGCGATACATACGACAGGATAATGGTAAGATTCGAAGAGGTTCGCCAGTCAAAAAGAATCATAGAAGGGGTCCTTAAGAAGATGCCGGATGGGCCCATTATCATAGATAAGCACGATGTTGCGCTTCCGCCAAAGGCGGAGACCTACGGGAACATCGAAGGGCTCATGGACCATTTCAAGCTCATCATGCACGGGATGGACGTTCCGGCGGGCGAGGTCTATTCGTTCACAGAAGGGGCGAACGGCGAGCTAGGATTTTATATAGTGAGCAAGGGCGGGCCAAAACCTTACAGAGTAAAGGTAAGGCCGCCCTGTTTTGCGATATATCAGGCGTACCCTGAACTTATAAAGGGCCACATGATAGCGGATGCGGTGGCCATTTTAGGTGGGCTTAATGTGATAGCGGGAGAGTTGGATAGGTAG